Proteins co-encoded in one Ignavibacteria bacterium genomic window:
- a CDS encoding DUF2279 domain-containing protein, translated as MFNKLRKNIPEYTVLFLLLLVWQITSAVNPLGAVTMADADSSLSDSSLADPETAPKHLALSDFTYAGERRYTLDGSLPLTETKIKPLTASIVGGIYLGAIVGLHINQRNAWWSDNRGAFHFQEDWFSALQVDKAGHSFGCYITSYVLSEGLMASGVSYEASAVWGSALALAYQTYVETEDGYAKNWGFSPSDWYFDALGAGFFLAQHYNPFLQNITPKWQFVPSEWTGKPIILRPRTFIDDYNSSTFWWSVDVYNILGENEKKYWPKWLNVAIGYGGDAIDANPDPNGPPDQLSVRRYILGLDLNLVRLLPEGGWFWNWARQSLNYLKLPLPAVEFTEKGTRFYMFYPFRINLGSLRF; from the coding sequence ATGTTCAATAAACTGAGAAAAAATATACCGGAATATACTGTTCTGTTTCTTCTGCTCCTTGTCTGGCAGATCACATCAGCTGTAAACCCTCTGGGAGCTGTAACAATGGCCGATGCCGATTCATCGCTTTCCGATTCATCGCTGGCTGATCCTGAAACAGCTCCAAAACACCTTGCGCTCAGTGACTTTACTTATGCCGGCGAAAGACGATACACTTTAGATGGCTCACTGCCGCTTACAGAGACTAAGATTAAACCCCTTACTGCCTCAATTGTCGGGGGGATATACCTCGGTGCAATTGTGGGGCTTCATATTAACCAGCGTAATGCATGGTGGAGCGATAACAGGGGGGCATTCCATTTCCAGGAGGACTGGTTTTCTGCTCTGCAGGTCGATAAGGCAGGGCATTCCTTCGGATGCTATATCACGTCTTATGTCTTAAGCGAGGGGCTTATGGCCTCCGGAGTCAGTTACGAAGCCTCGGCCGTCTGGGGAAGTGCACTAGCACTTGCATACCAGACTTATGTTGAAACTGAGGATGGGTATGCAAAAAACTGGGGCTTCAGCCCTTCGGACTGGTATTTTGATGCCCTGGGTGCCGGCTTTTTCCTGGCTCAGCATTATAACCCCTTCCTGCAGAATATTACGCCCAAGTGGCAGTTCGTGCCCTCAGAATGGACGGGCAAACCTATCATTTTGCGCCCAAGGACATTTATAGATGACTATAACAGCTCCACCTTCTGGTGGTCGGTGGACGTCTATAACATTTTAGGTGAAAATGAAAAGAAGTACTGGCCAAAATGGCTGAACGTCGCCATTGGTTACGGCGGCGATGCCATTGATGCTAATCCTGATCCTAACGGCCCGCCTGATCAGCTCTCTGTAAGGCGCTACATTCTGGGACTCGATCTTAATCTTGTAAGGCTTCTGCCTGAAGGCGGATGGTTCTGGAACTGGGCCAGGCAGAGCCTGAACTATCTTAAGCTTCCACTGCCGGCAGTGGAATTTACAGAAAAGGGAACCAGGTTTTACATGTTCTACCCATTCCGCATCAACCTCGGAAGCCTTAGATTTTAA
- a CDS encoding aldo/keto reductase, which produces MKKFTLPGTDLEASRIALGCMTLGKSWDKEPLDEQTKKDAVVSIRAALDEGINFFDHADIYTMGKSEEVFSSIWKEEPGLRDKIVLQSKCGIRFLNDPREGFPQRYDFSYEHIINSVEKSLGRLKTDYLDILLLHRPDPLVEPEEVAKAFDRLFSEGKVRYFGISNHTGIQIELLKTCVKQPLVVNQMELSILHPDLIDAGIITNQRKPQHQVRGEGTLDYCRINNITVQAWSPLAQGLLTGKPAAEDNEVVENTFRVIRQMAEEKNVSPEAIAVAWILRHPANIQPVVGTTKPERIKACAEADRIELSREEWYTLFTAGRGRMVP; this is translated from the coding sequence ATGAAAAAATTTACGCTGCCGGGAACGGACCTTGAAGCATCCAGAATTGCACTTGGATGCATGACTTTGGGCAAAAGCTGGGACAAAGAGCCTCTGGATGAACAGACAAAGAAAGATGCAGTTGTTTCAATACGTGCGGCACTGGATGAAGGGATAAACTTTTTCGACCACGCCGATATTTATACCATGGGTAAATCCGAAGAGGTGTTCTCCTCTATCTGGAAGGAAGAACCGGGACTGAGGGACAAAATAGTTCTGCAGTCCAAATGCGGGATACGGTTTCTTAACGATCCCAGAGAGGGTTTTCCTCAGAGATACGACTTCAGTTATGAGCACATTATAAATTCAGTTGAAAAAAGTCTTGGGCGCTTAAAGACAGATTATCTGGATATACTGCTTCTGCACCGCCCAGATCCCCTGGTCGAGCCGGAAGAAGTGGCAAAAGCCTTCGACAGGCTTTTCTCTGAAGGGAAAGTCCGCTATTTCGGAATCAGCAATCACACCGGAATCCAGATAGAGCTATTAAAAACATGTGTAAAGCAGCCGTTAGTGGTTAACCAGATGGAGCTCAGCATTCTGCATCCGGACCTGATTGATGCAGGAATTATAACAAACCAGAGAAAGCCTCAGCACCAGGTGCGCGGGGAAGGTACTTTGGACTACTGCAGGATAAATAACATTACCGTACAGGCCTGGAGCCCGCTGGCACAGGGACTTCTTACGGGAAAACCTGCGGCAGAGGATAATGAGGTAGTTGAAAATACATTCCGCGTCATCAGGCAGATGGCCGAAGAGAAAAATGTAAGTCCCGAGGCAATAGCTGTTGCCTGGATACTAAGGCATCCTGCAAATATACAGCCGGTAGTGGGAACGACAAAACCTGAAAGGATAAAAGCCTGTGCAGAGGCAGACCGTATTGAGCTTTCAAGAGAAGAATGGTACACGCTCTTTACTGCAGGAAGGGGCCGGATGGTTCCATGA
- a CDS encoding transcriptional repressor, protein MKAEAEEKFREFLKNGKNRITPERFEVLNAALDYQGHFGADDLYIAMKKMNSSVSRATVYNTVELLEQCQIISKRNFGDNMNRYESSFGKTNHEHLVCTSCGSIIEFNAPGLDEIIEEVCRKEGFNMTNYTFNIFGKCSKENCGNKDE, encoded by the coding sequence TTGAAAGCAGAAGCCGAAGAAAAATTCCGGGAATTCCTGAAAAACGGGAAAAACCGCATCACGCCTGAAAGATTTGAGGTATTAAACGCCGCCCTGGATTACCAGGGGCATTTCGGGGCCGACGACCTCTACATCGCAATGAAAAAAATGAACTCCAGCGTCTCCAGAGCCACTGTTTACAACACGGTGGAACTCCTCGAGCAGTGCCAGATAATATCCAAAAGAAATTTTGGCGACAATATGAACCGCTATGAAAGCAGTTTCGGAAAGACTAACCATGAGCACCTTGTATGTACGAGCTGCGGAAGTATTATAGAATTCAATGCCCCAGGACTAGATGAGATCATTGAAGAAGTCTGCAGAAAAGAAGGCTTTAACATGACAAACTACACATTTAACATTTTTGGCAAATGCTCTAAAGAAAATTGCGGTAATAAAGATGAATAA
- a CDS encoding ferrous iron transporter B, producing the protein MKSDTIINKFHNDCHSHLDVKEVLGSSKGTNKVVLAGNPNVGKSLFFNYLSGMYVDVSNFPGTTISITKGTYKDYEIFDTPGVYGVSSFNDEEKVARDIILSGDIVLNVVNALHLERDLFLTMQLIEMGKKVTVFLNFSDEVKKRKLKIDVKRLSELLGVEVIETSAVTKAGFDKVEYAIENAREGNQSPELHHLLHNTLDRVGTQAEALIILEGDEFIAEKHGIPPGTADQREAIYINRRNTVNEIVSEVEFEDSKKGEFFNKLGRMSVNPVTGLPILAVVLVIVYFFIGDFISQRVVKYTENTLGKGEFEYHVKSFVGKYTPVDITVDIQDDNGNPISTKDFSFPHGLNSDVQKAAEFKKISAPHGTSTSFEFQNPFVKLFFGEFGIITMTITYLLFLLLPLVAAFYFVMALLEDSGYLPRLATMLDRSLNKLGLNGRAVIPLILGFGCVTMATITTRLLGTEREKTIVTAILQFVIPCSAQLAVIAVLMSMAGAVPFTIYVITILTVLIVLSTLLNRFLPGESSPLLIDLPAMRLPRLDNIFKKMFYRTYGFMKEASFWFFVGALAVGIMELTGLLTVWQDILEPFTTMWLKLPKEAANAFVMGMVRRDFGAAGLFHLTLSPMQITVAITTITLFVPCIASFVIMLKERGWKQGLIIWSGTWFFAFLVGGIIAQIFV; encoded by the coding sequence ATGAAATCAGATACTATTATAAATAAATTTCACAATGACTGCCACTCGCATTTAGACGTCAAGGAGGTTCTGGGCTCTTCCAAGGGAACAAACAAGGTTGTCCTGGCAGGTAACCCGAACGTCGGCAAGTCGCTTTTCTTTAACTATTTAAGCGGAATGTACGTTGACGTATCGAACTTTCCCGGTACAACAATTTCCATTACAAAAGGCACATATAAAGATTACGAGATATTTGATACGCCGGGCGTATACGGTGTCTCATCATTTAATGATGAAGAAAAAGTTGCCCGCGACATCATTCTCTCGGGAGATATAGTTCTTAATGTTGTAAACGCCCTTCACTTGGAGCGCGATCTTTTCCTTACCATGCAGCTGATAGAAATGGGGAAAAAGGTTACTGTATTCTTAAATTTCAGCGACGAGGTGAAGAAAAGGAAGCTTAAAATTGACGTAAAACGCCTTTCCGAACTTCTGGGGGTAGAGGTAATTGAAACCTCGGCTGTAACAAAGGCAGGCTTTGACAAAGTTGAATATGCCATAGAGAATGCAAGGGAAGGCAACCAGTCGCCTGAGCTCCACCACCTTTTGCACAATACGCTTGACCGTGTAGGAACGCAGGCCGAGGCCCTCATTATACTTGAAGGCGACGAGTTTATTGCCGAGAAACACGGCATCCCTCCGGGAACAGCAGACCAGAGGGAGGCCATATACATTAACCGCCGGAACACGGTAAATGAAATTGTAAGCGAAGTTGAGTTTGAGGACTCTAAAAAAGGTGAATTTTTCAACAAGCTGGGCAGAATGTCGGTTAACCCTGTAACGGGACTCCCGATTCTGGCAGTGGTGCTTGTAATTGTTTATTTCTTTATTGGTGACTTTATATCTCAAAGAGTAGTAAAGTACACCGAAAACACGCTTGGCAAAGGGGAATTTGAATACCACGTTAAATCCTTTGTCGGCAAGTACACGCCCGTAGATATTACTGTGGATATACAGGACGACAACGGGAACCCGATTTCCACAAAAGATTTCAGCTTCCCCCACGGGCTCAACAGCGACGTTCAGAAAGCAGCCGAGTTCAAGAAAATCTCCGCGCCGCACGGCACAAGCACGTCATTTGAATTTCAGAATCCCTTTGTCAAACTTTTCTTTGGTGAGTTCGGTATAATTACAATGACCATCACCTATCTTCTTTTCCTTCTTCTGCCTCTCGTGGCGGCTTTTTACTTTGTAATGGCTCTTTTGGAAGATTCCGGTTACCTGCCGCGCCTGGCAACGATGCTTGACCGTTCCTTAAACAAGCTTGGCTTAAACGGAAGGGCTGTAATTCCTTTAATACTTGGCTTCGGGTGCGTTACAATGGCTACCATTACAACCAGGCTTCTTGGGACAGAAAGAGAGAAGACAATTGTAACGGCCATTCTGCAGTTTGTAATCCCCTGCTCGGCTCAGCTGGCAGTTATTGCCGTTTTAATGAGCATGGCAGGCGCCGTGCCCTTTACAATTTATGTAATTACCATATTAACCGTTCTTATAGTGCTTTCAACACTGCTTAACCGGTTTCTGCCTGGTGAAAGCTCGCCGCTTCTTATAGATCTTCCTGCAATGAGGCTGCCTAGGCTGGACAATATATTTAAGAAGATGTTCTACAGGACCTACGGTTTCATGAAAGAAGCCAGTTTCTGGTTCTTTGTCGGGGCACTTGCCGTTGGAATTATGGAGCTTACGGGGCTTTTAACAGTATGGCAGGACATACTGGAGCCATTTACGACAATGTGGCTGAAGCTTCCAAAGGAGGCAGCAAATGCGTTTGTAATGGGAATGGTAAGAAGGGATTTCGGGGCTGCAGGTCTTTTCCACCTTACATTAAGCCCGATGCAGATAACCGTGGCAATAACGACAATTACGCTCTTTGTTCCCTGTATAGCTTCATTTGTAATAATGTTAAAAGAAAGGGGCTGGAAGCAGGGTCTTATAATCTGGAGCGGCACCTGGTTTTTTGCATTCCTGGTTGGCGGAATAATAGCACAGATATTTGTTTAA
- a CDS encoding SDR family NAD(P)-dependent oxidoreductase produces the protein MDKNVPVVWITGAASGIGRCTAIEFARQGFKTFASSRREDLLEGLKAELREENLSLYTFPCDISLPSAIEVTMGRISSLGGDIDCLVNNAGVTSFKPAEENSLDEIKEIIGTNLLGSIYTIKAVLPGMIKRKGGTIINVVSTAALEVLANSSAYSASKAGLKAYSDVLREEVRKYNIRVIDIFPGPTRTPMWPGEMLKEHGSKMMDPFEIARMMVSVYKQNETLVTEKIIMKPIGGSI, from the coding sequence ATGGATAAGAATGTCCCGGTCGTTTGGATAACCGGTGCAGCCTCAGGTATTGGCAGGTGCACTGCCATTGAATTTGCCCGCCAGGGTTTTAAGACCTTTGCTTCTTCAAGAAGGGAAGACCTGCTGGAAGGGCTGAAGGCGGAACTAAGAGAAGAAAACCTTTCACTCTATACATTCCCATGCGACATCAGCCTGCCTTCGGCCATAGAGGTAACCATGGGCAGAATTAGCTCCCTTGGAGGGGATATAGACTGCCTCGTCAACAACGCCGGGGTAACCTCATTTAAGCCTGCCGAAGAAAACTCACTGGATGAAATTAAGGAAATAATTGGGACTAATCTCCTGGGTTCAATTTATACCATTAAGGCCGTCCTGCCCGGAATGATTAAAAGAAAAGGGGGGACAATAATAAATGTCGTTTCAACCGCCGCGCTTGAGGTCCTGGCAAACAGCAGTGCCTATTCGGCTTCCAAGGCAGGACTTAAAGCCTATTCAGACGTCCTGAGGGAAGAGGTCAGAAAATACAACATCAGGGTAATTGATATTTTTCCGGGGCCTACACGCACACCAATGTGGCCGGGGGAAATGCTTAAAGAACATGGCAGTAAAATGATGGACCCCTTCGAAATTGCACGCATGATGGTATCGGTCTATAAACAGAACGAAACCCTTGTGACAGAGAAGATAATCATGAAACCAATCGGCGGAAGCATCTGA
- a CDS encoding YtxH domain-containing protein, protein MFNSRRKSNQKLITGIFIGSAAGSILAFLFTPKTGKDLRHDIAETFDSSVDVVKDTSGRIYNTALTATTGTVNKFQAAIKASIDKYKQAGEELRKARKAPSENIAAPKGRKRTTTRKTAKSTT, encoded by the coding sequence ATGTTTAACAGCAGACGCAAAAGCAATCAAAAACTAATTACCGGGATCTTCATCGGCAGTGCCGCAGGCAGCATACTTGCCTTCCTTTTTACTCCGAAGACGGGCAAAGATTTAAGACATGATATTGCTGAAACATTTGATAGTTCAGTTGATGTGGTAAAAGATACGAGCGGCAGAATTTACAATACCGCCTTGACAGCAACCACAGGTACAGTTAACAAATTCCAGGCCGCAATTAAAGCGAGCATAGACAAATACAAACAGGCCGGCGAAGAATTAAGAAAAGCCAGGAAAGCCCCGTCTGAAAACATTGCCGCTCCGAAAGGCAGAAAGAGAACCACCACAAGAAAGACAGCTAAATCCACTACATAA
- the nuoE gene encoding NADH-quinone oxidoreductase subunit NuoE, with protein MDFKFTEENLAKIEAVRKKYPASKAAVMPVLYIAQEQNGYITKEVMDEVAKLLGINSVDVLGVATFYTMYHTNPIGKYHVQVCTNVSCMLRGGYEMLDHVVKKLGIDVNGLTSDGKFSIEEVECMGSCGTAPMIAVNDDYYENLTKEKLTEILDSLK; from the coding sequence ATGGACTTTAAGTTTACAGAAGAAAATCTGGCGAAGATTGAAGCCGTAAGGAAAAAATATCCTGCTTCAAAAGCTGCCGTTATGCCTGTGCTTTATATTGCGCAGGAACAAAACGGATATATTACTAAGGAAGTAATGGACGAGGTTGCAAAACTGCTCGGAATCAACAGCGTTGACGTCCTGGGCGTTGCCACCTTCTATACCATGTACCATACTAATCCCATAGGGAAGTACCACGTTCAGGTCTGTACAAACGTCTCCTGCATGCTAAGAGGCGGCTACGAGATGCTCGACCACGTGGTTAAAAAACTCGGCATTGATGTAAACGGCCTTACCTCCGACGGCAAATTCTCCATAGAAGAGGTCGAATGCATGGGCTCGTGCGGTACAGCCCCGATGATTGCGGTAAACGACGACTACTACGAAAACCTTACAAAAGAAAAATTAACTGAAATCTTAGATTCCTTAAAATAA
- a CDS encoding YtxH domain-containing protein: MFKRRNMTKTMITGVLIGGATGSILTFLFTPKSGRELRGDIKNTMDNSMEKVRTSSSNIYSGAKNVTTGAINKIQSAFNAGITSYRNATDKVKTSKEMVEESLAEENTGSNI, encoded by the coding sequence ATGTTTAAAAGGCGGAACATGACTAAAACGATGATTACAGGAGTTTTAATTGGCGGAGCAACCGGCAGCATTCTGACATTTTTATTTACTCCCAAAAGCGGCAGAGAGCTTAGAGGGGATATTAAGAACACAATGGATAATTCCATGGAAAAAGTAAGGACTTCCTCCTCCAATATCTACTCGGGCGCAAAGAATGTTACAACAGGGGCAATAAACAAGATTCAGTCAGCTTTTAATGCCGGTATCACCTCATACAGAAATGCCACTGACAAAGTAAAAACCAGCAAAGAGATGGTTGAAGAATCACTGGCCGAAGAAAATACCGGATCAAATATTTAA
- a CDS encoding ferrous iron transport protein A, which yields MNNTLDKAKKGTYITVISLPQGLLKVQLIRLGITEGSKVYCLERLPGGTVVLQKSRQEIAIGYDLAKKIIIAN from the coding sequence ATGAATAACACACTAGACAAAGCAAAAAAGGGCACCTACATCACGGTGATATCACTACCCCAGGGGTTACTTAAAGTACAGTTAATAAGGCTTGGAATAACCGAAGGGTCGAAGGTTTACTGCCTGGAACGCCTGCCCGGCGGGACTGTTGTGCTGCAGAAAAGCCGCCAGGAAATTGCCATTGGATATGACCTGGCCAAAAAGATTATAATTGCAAACTAA
- a CDS encoding dodecin flavoprotein: MSKTFEIIEIVGVSYESSSEAVKNAVMEANKNHPVAWFHVVEERGRVTQEGKVEFQVAVKIGRKISE; encoded by the coding sequence ATGTCGAAAACGTTTGAAATCATTGAAATTGTAGGAGTTTCCTATGAAAGCTCTTCAGAGGCGGTAAAAAATGCCGTCATGGAAGCAAACAAGAACCACCCGGTAGCATGGTTCCACGTCGTCGAGGAAAGGGGCCGCGTTACACAGGAGGGGAAAGTGGAGTTCCAGGTTGCCGTCAAAATCGGCAGGAAAATTTCAGAATGA
- a CDS encoding 6-carboxytetrahydropterin synthase encodes MLYVTRREVFSASHRLHNPKLDDNENRSIYGKCNNQYGHGHNYILEVVIAGETDPKTGYLIDIKCLKEIILRNVIDKVDHKHLNYEVDFLKGIIPTTENLAVAIWKELKDKITSGRLFSVKLYETENNYVEYKGE; translated from the coding sequence ATGCTATATGTTACCCGCAGGGAAGTCTTCAGCGCATCGCACCGCTTGCATAACCCAAAGCTTGATGACAATGAAAACAGAAGTATATACGGTAAATGCAACAACCAGTACGGACACGGGCATAATTATATCCTGGAGGTAGTAATTGCAGGGGAAACTGACCCCAAAACAGGCTACCTTATCGATATAAAATGCCTTAAGGAAATAATTTTAAGAAACGTTATTGATAAAGTAGACCATAAGCACTTAAATTACGAGGTGGATTTCTTAAAAGGAATTATACCCACAACAGAAAACTTAGCCGTTGCCATATGGAAAGAGTTAAAAGATAAAATCACTTCCGGCAGGCTTTTTTCAGTAAAATTATACGAAACGGAAAATAATTATGTTGAATACAAAGGAGAATAG
- the rnhA gene encoding ribonuclease HI has protein sequence MEELKHVTIFTDGGSFGNPGPGGYAAIVEYKDRRRELSQGYRLTTNNRMELMAAITGLTALKERCRVTLYTDSQYLVNGVMKGWAKKWKAKGWMRNKTEKAENVDLWAKLLDLIAYHEVEFKWVRGHAGHTENEMCDKLCKQAAQGSDLLEDTGYKGKQN, from the coding sequence ATGGAAGAATTAAAACACGTTACAATTTTTACAGACGGCGGAAGCTTCGGCAACCCCGGTCCCGGCGGCTATGCCGCAATTGTTGAATATAAGGACAGAAGGCGCGAGCTTTCTCAGGGCTACCGCCTTACTACAAATAACCGCATGGAGCTCATGGCGGCAATTACGGGCCTCACGGCACTTAAAGAACGCTGCCGCGTTACGCTTTATACCGACTCGCAGTATCTTGTAAACGGTGTAATGAAAGGCTGGGCTAAAAAGTGGAAGGCCAAGGGGTGGATGAGGAACAAAACCGAAAAAGCTGAAAACGTTGACCTGTGGGCAAAGCTCCTGGATCTTATCGCTTATCATGAAGTTGAATTCAAGTGGGTAAGGGGGCACGCGGGGCACACTGAAAACGAGATGTGTGATAAACTGTGCAAACAGGCCGCCCAGGGATCTGATCTTCTGGAGGATACAGGCTACAAAGGCAAGCAGAATTAA
- the folE gene encoding GTP cyclohydrolase I FolE: MLNTKENRHINLDVVEAQVKMLLEELGEDPHREGLLRTPHRVAKAYEFLTQGYKKDIKTVLNGAIFEERYDEMVVVKDIDFFSLCEHHLLPFFGKVHVAYIPNGKIVGLSKIPRIVEVFSRRLQVQERMTQEIADTIKEYLEPKGVAVVSEARHMCMMMRGVEKQNSAATASAMHGLFKEDARTRAEFLNLVSFSRY, encoded by the coding sequence ATGTTGAATACAAAGGAGAATAGGCACATTAATCTGGACGTAGTGGAAGCCCAGGTAAAAATGCTTCTTGAGGAACTGGGTGAAGACCCGCACCGCGAAGGGCTCTTAAGAACCCCTCACAGGGTGGCCAAGGCTTATGAATTCCTGACCCAGGGATACAAAAAAGACATTAAAACGGTCCTCAACGGGGCAATTTTCGAGGAACGCTATGATGAAATGGTGGTTGTAAAGGATATAGATTTCTTCAGCCTTTGTGAGCATCACCTCCTGCCTTTCTTCGGCAAGGTGCACGTAGCCTATATCCCGAACGGGAAAATTGTAGGCCTCAGCAAAATTCCACGCATAGTTGAAGTATTCTCGCGCCGCCTTCAGGTCCAGGAACGTATGACTCAGGAGATAGCAGACACAATAAAAGAGTACCTGGAACCCAAGGGGGTAGCGGTCGTCTCCGAGGCACGGCATATGTGTATGATGATGCGCGGCGTGGAAAAGCAGAATTCTGCGGCAACAGCAAGCGCAATGCACGGCCTTTTTAAGGAGGATGCCCGTACAAGAGCTGAATTCCTGAATTTAGTCTCATTTTCAAGATACTGA
- the nuoF gene encoding NADH-quinone oxidoreductase subunit NuoF, with protein sequence MEKILLLDIPNYHRIDVYKEHGGYETVKKAYSMTPDEVIDEVKKSGLRGRGGASFLTGLKWSFMPKTTDKPKYLCINGDESEPGSFKDRQIFERNPHALIEGALIACYAIQAKAAYIYIRGEYHNWIQMVQKALDDAYEMGLVGEKMKETFSTPYECNIYIHKGAGAYICGEESSLMNSIEGKRPYPRVKPPFPAQNGLWGCPTTINNVETISNIPSIIKNGWEWFSKIGEARHPGTLLFGVSGHVNKPGVYELPTGVLLTDLIYNYAGGVPGGKKIKCVIPGGSSMPPLRGEQLEGIKMDAESLKAAGSAIGTGGVIVMDEDTDLVRVLARITKFYYHESCGQCTPCREGTGWMLKTLNRIARGQGTASDLDLLVDVAKNIEGNTVCALGDAAAWPVKFMITRFRDEFEKAVKREIVIPAANKVHSMRNTALPLADRSKS encoded by the coding sequence ATGGAAAAAATTTTATTACTGGACATACCCAACTATCACAGGATAGATGTATATAAAGAGCACGGCGGTTATGAAACTGTAAAGAAAGCCTACAGTATGACTCCGGATGAGGTGATTGACGAGGTTAAAAAGTCGGGCTTAAGAGGCCGCGGCGGAGCTTCCTTCCTTACGGGACTGAAGTGGAGCTTCATGCCCAAGACAACCGACAAGCCAAAATATCTCTGCATCAATGGCGACGAAAGCGAACCGGGCTCATTCAAGGACCGCCAGATATTTGAGCGTAACCCCCATGCCTTAATTGAAGGCGCATTAATTGCATGCTACGCAATTCAGGCAAAAGCGGCTTACATCTATATTAGAGGCGAATATCATAACTGGATACAGATGGTGCAGAAGGCCCTGGATGACGCCTACGAAATGGGATTAGTGGGCGAAAAGATGAAGGAAACTTTCTCTACACCTTATGAATGCAATATTTATATTCATAAGGGTGCGGGTGCTTATATCTGCGGCGAGGAATCCTCGCTCATGAATTCCATAGAAGGCAAGCGCCCCTATCCAAGGGTAAAACCTCCTTTCCCGGCACAGAACGGACTCTGGGGATGCCCTACAACAATAAATAACGTTGAAACAATTTCCAATATCCCATCAATCATTAAAAACGGCTGGGAATGGTTCTCTAAGATCGGAGAAGCTCGTCACCCGGGTACACTCCTTTTCGGAGTGAGCGGACACGTAAATAAACCCGGCGTTTATGAGCTCCCTACGGGCGTACTTTTAACGGACCTGATCTATAATTATGCAGGCGGCGTCCCGGGAGGTAAAAAAATTAAATGCGTTATTCCCGGCGGGTCTTCTATGCCCCCCTTAAGAGGCGAACAGCTGGAAGGCATTAAAATGGACGCTGAAAGCCTTAAGGCTGCAGGCTCGGCCATAGGTACAGGCGGCGTTATTGTCATGGATGAGGATACAGATCTGGTAAGAGTCCTTGCAAGGATCACTAAATTCTATTACCATGAAAGCTGCGGCCAGTGCACTCCATGCCGCGAAGGTACAGGCTGGATGCTTAAGACACTAAACAGAATTGCAAGAGGACAGGGAACAGCTTCTGACCTGGATCTGCTTGTTGACGTTGCAAAGAACATTGAAGGCAATACGGTCTGCGCTCTTGGCGATGCTGCGGCATGGCCTGTAAAATTCATGATCACGAGATTCAGGGACGAATTTGAAAAGGCTGTTAAAAGGGAAATTGTTATTCCTGCAGCCAATAAGGTTCACTCTATGCGCAATACGGCACTTCCTCTGGCAGACCGGAGTAAAAGCTAG
- the bcp gene encoding thioredoxin-dependent thiol peroxidase, whose amino-acid sequence MLKEGDKAPEFSLKDSNGNTVSLKDFHGKKVVLYFYPKDDTPGCTKEACSFRDNLPEFGKLNAVVLGISADSEASHKKFASKYELPFTLLSDPDKQVIQEYEVWKEKNLYGKKSMGIERTTFVIDENGRIMRVFPKVKVDGHVEEVMNVIGSRKETVS is encoded by the coding sequence ATGCTCAAAGAAGGCGATAAAGCACCTGAGTTTTCATTAAAGGATAGTAACGGAAATACAGTTTCTTTGAAGGATTTTCACGGGAAAAAAGTGGTACTATATTTTTATCCCAAGGACGATACTCCGGGCTGTACAAAGGAAGCCTGCAGCTTCAGGGATAATCTGCCGGAATTCGGGAAACTGAACGCCGTGGTTCTTGGTATCAGTGCCGACTCTGAAGCCTCGCATAAGAAGTTTGCTTCCAAGTACGAGCTTCCTTTTACACTCCTGAGCGACCCGGATAAACAGGTGATTCAGGAATATGAGGTCTGGAAGGAGAAGAATCTGTACGGCAAAAAGTCCATGGGAATTGAACGCACAACGTTTGTTATAGATGAAAATGGCAGAATAATGAGGGTTTTCCCGAAAGTCAAAGTCGATGGCCACGTTGAAGAGGTTATGAACGTAATCGGCAGCAGAAAAGAAACAGTAAGCTGA